From Lysinibacillus sp. SGAir0095, the proteins below share one genomic window:
- a CDS encoding recombinase family protein, with protein MTRLIGYARVSTEDQNLEMQQIAIEEYADEKKYELVMYLEKISSRKERQELQNAIKAATKGDIFVVYKLDRLARSTKELYQLTEELKTKGVEFVSINDSFDTTTPTGKAMFGMLAVFAEFERDIIQQRTKAGLEAARKRGKVGGRPAIDDKTKRQVVTLFNAGESAIDISKEYAIGRATVYKIVNESKNK; from the coding sequence ATGACACGATTAATCGGCTATGCACGTGTAAGTACTGAAGATCAAAATTTAGAAATGCAACAAATAGCTATTGAAGAGTATGCAGATGAAAAAAAATATGAGCTAGTTATGTATCTTGAAAAAATCAGTTCTCGCAAAGAGAGACAAGAGTTACAAAATGCAATAAAAGCTGCAACGAAAGGAGATATTTTTGTAGTTTACAAACTTGATCGTTTGGCACGAAGTACAAAGGAGTTATATCAATTAACTGAAGAGTTAAAAACGAAGGGAGTAGAATTTGTAAGTATAAATGACAGCTTTGATACGACAACTCCAACAGGTAAAGCTATGTTTGGGATGTTGGCTGTTTTTGCTGAATTTGAACGTGATATTATTCAACAGCGTACAAAAGCCGGACTTGAAGCTGCGCGTAAACGTGGAAAAGTTGGAGGAAGACCTGCAATTGATGATAAAACAAAGCGCCAAGTAGTTACATTATTTAATGCCGGTGAAAGTGCCATAGATATTTCAAAAGAATATGCGATAGGTAGGGCAACCGTTTATAAGATCGTAAACGAAAGCAAGAATAAGTGA
- a CDS encoding tyrosine-type recombinase/integrase: MSNIQCYKAKDGKRLYKFQIYIGTDPLTGKRKKTTRSGFKTKKEAQLELSRIQLEIFKGTFTKQAAETYQDVFKLWIVQYEKSVQESTFVKTTGLFKNHILPSLGHYRISNINVDVCQKHVNEWFNRLQKFRTVKAYSSKVLDFAMKRGLIQSNPMKLVETPIRLEQPDDDGLENFYTREQLLTFLKCLEKENNYKAYVFFRLLAYSGMRKGEALALTWNDINFKDSEIRINKALSRGKDNQLYVKTTKNKKARTIKMDNSTMDILRNWRKKQEQDYLVLGYSTTSLKQLVFSNEVNSFLQPTKTRKWIIYVQKKYNLDKITTHGLRHTHCSLLFEAGATIPEVQERLGHDDVQTTMNIYTHVTNKAKENAILKFVNYLDDSNEETTE, translated from the coding sequence ATGTCAAATATACAATGTTACAAAGCAAAAGATGGGAAAAGACTATACAAATTTCAAATTTATATTGGAACTGATCCACTTACAGGTAAGCGTAAAAAAACAACTAGAAGTGGATTTAAGACAAAGAAAGAAGCACAACTAGAGCTCTCCCGAATTCAATTAGAAATATTTAAAGGTACATTTACTAAGCAGGCTGCAGAAACCTATCAAGACGTATTTAAATTATGGATTGTACAATATGAGAAATCAGTTCAAGAAAGTACTTTTGTTAAAACAACAGGTCTCTTTAAAAATCATATTTTACCTTCATTAGGCCACTATCGAATTAGTAATATAAATGTGGATGTTTGTCAAAAACATGTTAATGAATGGTTTAATAGGTTACAAAAGTTCAGAACTGTGAAGGCTTATTCCTCAAAAGTATTGGATTTTGCCATGAAGCGTGGCCTTATACAAAGCAATCCAATGAAGTTGGTGGAAACACCTATTCGTCTAGAGCAACCCGATGATGATGGACTAGAAAATTTCTATACACGTGAACAATTATTAACTTTTTTAAAATGCTTAGAAAAAGAGAATAATTATAAAGCTTATGTGTTTTTCAGACTATTAGCATATAGTGGTATGCGAAAGGGAGAAGCTTTAGCTCTAACATGGAATGATATTAATTTCAAAGATAGTGAAATTCGCATAAATAAGGCTTTATCGCGTGGAAAAGATAATCAGCTTTATGTGAAAACTACAAAAAATAAAAAAGCTCGTACTATCAAAATGGATAACTCAACAATGGATATATTAAGGAATTGGAGAAAAAAACAGGAACAGGATTATTTAGTGTTAGGTTACAGTACTACTAGCCTGAAGCAGCTTGTTTTCAGTAACGAGGTAAATTCATTTCTTCAGCCAACTAAAACACGCAAATGGATTATATATGTGCAGAAAAAATACAATCTAGACAAAATTACAACACACGGATTACGTCATACTCACTGTAGTTTACTATTTGAAGCAGGTGCAACCATTCCAGAAGTTCAAGAGCGATTAGGTCACGATGATGTTCAAACAACAATGAACATTTATACTCATGTAACGAATAAAGCAAAAGAAAATGCTATTCTTAAATTCGTTAATTACTTAGATGATTCTAACGAAGAAACTACCGAATAA
- a CDS encoding DNA cytosine methyltransferase has protein sequence MIFKKGELFNGPGGLSLAAKNTVVIHPETNEEFRIEHVWSNDFDQNACRTFALNICGDENDPSVICGPVEKLPIGDRTLLKDIDCFAFGFPCNDYSNVGEKKGLGGTFGPLYSYGVKVLNEYKPKFFVAENVGGLQSANEGRAFIQILKELESPGSVEYVVTPHLYKFEEYGVPQSRHRIIIVGIRKDLAEQGIEFKVPAPTTPNSADYKTCKDAILNPPIPEGAPNHEMPRHTAKVKEMLSYIPPGENAWYIGIPEELQLNVKGARLSSIYKRLDPTRPAYTVTGSGGGGTHMYHWDETRALTNRERARLQTFPDDFVFTGSKEAVRKQIGMAVPPAGAEIVFQAILKSFAKIPYEFIEPTKKFQLEYLQKEIVKKTVKNNINADEKQLAFNNI, from the coding sequence ATGATTTTTAAAAAAGGTGAATTGTTTAACGGACCAGGTGGATTAAGTTTAGCAGCAAAAAACACGGTTGTTATCCATCCAGAAACCAATGAAGAATTTCGTATTGAGCATGTGTGGTCAAATGACTTTGATCAAAACGCTTGTCGAACATTTGCGTTAAATATCTGTGGCGATGAAAATGATCCAAGTGTCATTTGTGGCCCTGTTGAAAAATTACCCATTGGTGATCGAACTTTATTAAAAGATATCGATTGCTTTGCATTTGGTTTCCCTTGTAATGATTATAGCAATGTTGGCGAAAAGAAGGGCTTAGGAGGTACCTTTGGACCTTTATACAGCTATGGGGTTAAGGTATTAAATGAGTACAAACCAAAATTCTTTGTTGCTGAAAATGTTGGAGGCCTGCAAAGTGCTAATGAAGGACGTGCCTTTATTCAAATTTTAAAAGAATTAGAGTCACCAGGTAGCGTAGAATACGTGGTGACCCCTCACCTTTATAAATTTGAAGAATACGGCGTTCCGCAATCAAGGCACCGTATCATAATTGTTGGAATTCGTAAAGATTTGGCAGAACAAGGCATCGAATTTAAAGTGCCTGCACCAACGACACCAAATTCAGCTGATTATAAAACATGTAAAGATGCCATTTTAAACCCACCTATTCCGGAGGGTGCACCCAATCATGAAATGCCTCGCCATACAGCGAAAGTGAAAGAAATGTTAAGTTACATCCCACCTGGTGAAAATGCTTGGTACATTGGCATTCCTGAAGAATTACAATTAAACGTAAAAGGAGCTCGTTTAAGTTCCATTTATAAGCGTCTGGATCCAACACGTCCTGCCTATACCGTAACAGGTAGTGGTGGAGGTGGTACACATATGTATCACTGGGATGAAACTCGCGCTTTAACAAACAGAGAACGAGCCCGTTTACAAACTTTTCCTGATGATTTTGTATTTACAGGTAGCAAAGAAGCTGTTCGTAAGCAGATTGGGATGGCTGTGCCACCAGCTGGCGCTGAAATTGTATTCCAGGCTATTCTAAAATCATTTGCTAAGATTCCTTATGAATTTATTGAACCAACAAAGAAATTCCAATTAGAATATTTACAAAAAGAGATAGTGAAAAAAACTGTCAAAAATAACATTAATGCTGATGAAAAACAATTGGCTTTCAATAATATCTAA
- a CDS encoding RNA polymerase sigma factor: MKLDEQSRAWNNLAALCSTHSSEALLQAKIIIRDEYLAMDIVQDSIVKVLENWYMFDDSKPFWPWYKKIITNIAKNLYVKKKREISTQDQEIMNQPHTVFLKENCTNLIAREFWDIVHASLTKRQYQIITHRYLLDMSYEQLAKNFNVGIGTVSRGLNDSHQKLKKVLEKY, from the coding sequence ATGAAGCTTGATGAGCAGTCAAGAGCTTGGAATAATTTAGCGGCACTTTGTTCAACTCACAGCTCAGAAGCATTATTGCAAGCAAAAATAATAATACGTGATGAATATTTAGCAATGGATATCGTTCAGGATTCAATAGTTAAGGTCCTTGAAAACTGGTATATGTTTGATGATTCAAAACCTTTCTGGCCATGGTATAAAAAAATTATCACAAATATCGCTAAAAATTTGTATGTAAAAAAGAAAAGAGAAATTTCAACACAAGATCAAGAAATAATGAATCAACCTCATACTGTTTTTTTAAAGGAAAATTGCACTAATTTGATCGCTAGGGAATTTTGGGATATTGTACATGCCTCGCTTACAAAAAGACAGTACCAAATAATTACACATCGTTATTTATTGGATATGAGTTATGAACAGCTTGCTAAGAATTTTAATGTTGGAATTGGTACAGTTAGTCGAGGATTGAATGATTCGCATCAAAAGTTAAAGAAAGTCTTAGAAAAATACTAA
- a CDS encoding DNA-binding protein: MKVELNLIPELENQLKSLVINAIKDAITEKEEKMLNREWMSLKEGANYAGVSYNSFIKFRKMGLAICEIEGIKRVSKKEIDIFLHKNSF, translated from the coding sequence ATGAAAGTGGAGTTAAATCTTATTCCTGAATTAGAAAACCAATTAAAGTCTTTGGTGATAAATGCAATAAAAGATGCAATAACAGAAAAAGAAGAAAAAATGTTAAACAGGGAGTGGATGTCTCTTAAGGAAGGTGCGAATTATGCAGGGGTAAGTTACAACAGTTTTATCAAATTTAGAAAAATGGGGCTAGCTATATGTGAAATTGAAGGTATTAAGAGGGTATCAAAAAAAGAAATTGATATTTTCTTACATAAAAATAGTTTTTAA
- a CDS encoding helix-turn-helix domain-containing protein: MSLTLGSKIKDIRLNLGLSREEFGSLINGANISLVSKWENNKSVPGIERLHLIAKQGNITFEDLIKHEDSNYFSEKIEKIKQEIDKSYTNLKRIEMDLNEAEIKTRNAKLNSTTALEIFDFIDTQYAPSHLTKKMNIELEKLNLLKNELKELARLSEKLKSYEDYIEVEEVLNNPHKNLNEISIERILSLDSKITLNNKTLSKEEKEKALQILKLVFK; encoded by the coding sequence ATGAGCCTAACTTTAGGTAGTAAAATAAAAGATATAAGATTAAATTTAGGTCTTAGTCGAGAAGAATTTGGAAGTTTAATAAATGGAGCAAATATAAGTCTAGTTTCTAAATGGGAAAATAATAAAAGTGTACCTGGAATTGAGAGACTACATCTTATAGCTAAGCAGGGTAATATTACTTTTGAGGACTTAATAAAACACGAAGATTCTAATTATTTTTCAGAGAAGATAGAAAAGATAAAACAAGAAATTGATAAATCATATACTAATTTAAAAAGAATTGAAATGGATTTAAATGAAGCTGAAATTAAAACAAGAAATGCTAAACTAAATTCAACGACTGCTTTAGAGATATTTGATTTTATTGATACTCAATATGCCCCTTCTCACCTAACAAAGAAGATGAACATTGAATTAGAAAAACTCAATCTATTAAAAAATGAGTTAAAAGAATTGGCGAGATTATCAGAAAAACTGAAGTCATACGAAGATTATATTGAAGTTGAGGAAGTACTAAATAATCCACATAAAAATTTAAATGAAATAAGTATAGAGAGAATTTTATCATTAGATAGTAAAATTACTTTAAATAATAAAACTTTATCAAAAGAAGAAAAAGAAAAAGCACTACAAATACTTAAGCTTGTCTTTAAATAA
- a CDS encoding replication-relaxation family protein: protein MKEKYDLYSLSNRQSKILRVLYVLRGATALQIAKYLYNTRILTRSQEKYTYSQLAHLVDKGFVNFNKSNNKRIKHSLYYLTSKGLSQIQSYYMIQDDFEGVGWVPDYSFEKQGFFHYDVHSPPFNQLEHHLMLVDFFINISIDRNEEFEYRNNLYSVRKYGKNQKLRMDAEVKYGERKIAIELDRGTERYTQLVEKFKNYRLYLQSSKDKNEITDILIVVRDIANDSKLRQRWETIISAYLIAMDEFALKVDLHLCEISDVYNFMYRHFGFNSYKQILTKVVNNTDYQKVLETTTYDVLKFKNGNYLLMFFETQYSTKIIRILYEANNLPKLHYLIGKTKGFKVDYQYNIYKYPIPIRFVGLMNKVNEISNPNILRWKELSYIGGTKNE from the coding sequence GTGAAAGAAAAATATGATTTATATTCATTATCAAATAGACAGTCAAAAATTTTGAGAGTGTTGTATGTATTAAGAGGAGCTACTGCTCTTCAAATTGCTAAATATCTATATAATACGCGCATACTTACAAGGTCTCAAGAAAAGTACACTTATAGTCAGTTGGCACATTTAGTAGATAAAGGGTTTGTGAATTTTAATAAATCAAATAATAAAAGAATAAAGCATTCCCTATATTATTTAACATCGAAAGGATTATCACAAATTCAATCATATTATATGATACAGGATGATTTTGAAGGGGTGGGATGGGTTCCTGATTATAGTTTTGAAAAACAGGGATTCTTTCATTATGATGTTCATTCACCACCCTTTAACCAACTCGAACATCATTTGATGCTTGTAGATTTTTTCATAAATATATCGATAGATAGAAATGAAGAATTTGAATACCGAAATAATTTATATAGTGTACGCAAATATGGAAAGAATCAAAAATTAAGAATGGATGCTGAAGTGAAATATGGAGAAAGAAAAATAGCAATCGAACTGGATCGAGGTACAGAGCGATACACACAATTAGTTGAGAAGTTTAAAAATTATAGGTTATATCTACAAAGTAGTAAGGATAAAAATGAAATCACTGATATTTTAATAGTAGTGCGAGATATAGCCAATGATTCTAAGTTACGTCAACGTTGGGAAACAATTATTTCAGCTTATTTAATAGCTATGGATGAATTCGCTCTAAAAGTGGATTTACATTTATGTGAGATAAGCGATGTATATAATTTTATGTATAGACACTTTGGTTTTAATTCTTATAAGCAAATCCTAACAAAGGTAGTTAATAATACAGACTATCAAAAAGTATTAGAAACTACAACATATGATGTTTTGAAATTCAAAAATGGTAATTATTTGTTAATGTTTTTTGAAACACAATATTCAACGAAAATAATAAGGATACTATATGAAGCAAATAATTTACCAAAATTACACTATCTAATTGGAAAAACTAAGGGATTTAAAGTTGACTACCAGTATAATATATATAAGTATCCAATACCTATAAGATTTGTTGGGTTGATGAATAAAGTAAATGAAATATCAAATCCAAATATATTAAGGTGGAAAGAGTTGTCTTATATTGGTGGTACAAAGAATGAATGA
- a CDS encoding AlwI family type II restriction endonuclease, whose product MSERKVWFITRPERDPRFHAEAIRALAEATNQFTTKWQGNREAHKHFEKVLASRGLKRNNISNDGSGGRTWCAMLKTFAYCYIDHEGNVKPTKVGQSLINGIKEYENVKKQILTLQIPNAYFLESGFRPKFASAFHIRPARFLINLVQSSELDYYITKEEITYFVLIAQHDNQIKNVIKQISTFRLSNEEDKEALRQEIAVEYDHRARNDHAARDYFQAHSDVAHTFMMLCEYTGLVEYLRGEAILKIDPDLNKEAKEVISYYDERYPFNTRYLISSERMAQSNGLDVDSYKFNKFGKIMPANNQLKIKNKIESVINRIPNALELSNEELLSHFIPVFGPREGKKIVNDLIIEKPELTTIPSEFVEIYLGELTPSNFEKETLKILKAIGFNVKYQPQINGTATEIEIFVQYGEHCGIIDTKYYQSGFPLSQNLANYMGSEYIPNYLNYGNSPLTFYGYITSAKYTGEKKLQSITTLAKKLTGHHIEGFLMQREVLIGFLDFCLENNLTIEQRVHLFIKAIQNKGILHFDTQDLFI is encoded by the coding sequence ATGAGTGAGCGTAAAGTTTGGTTTATTACACGCCCAGAGCGTGATCCACGTTTCCACGCGGAGGCCATCAGAGCATTGGCTGAAGCCACGAATCAGTTTACAACAAAATGGCAAGGAAATCGTGAGGCTCACAAACATTTTGAAAAAGTACTGGCATCAAGAGGGTTAAAACGAAATAATATTAGTAACGATGGCTCTGGTGGCCGTACATGGTGTGCTATGTTGAAAACATTTGCATATTGTTACATTGATCATGAAGGTAATGTAAAACCGACAAAAGTAGGTCAGTCTTTAATTAATGGAATTAAAGAATATGAAAATGTAAAAAAACAGATTCTTACACTCCAAATTCCAAATGCCTACTTTTTAGAAAGTGGTTTTCGTCCAAAATTTGCATCAGCCTTTCACATCCGACCTGCTCGTTTTCTTATTAATCTTGTACAAAGTTCCGAGTTAGATTATTACATCACAAAAGAAGAAATTACGTATTTTGTTTTAATAGCACAACACGACAATCAAATCAAAAACGTTATTAAACAAATTTCAACTTTCCGTTTAAGTAATGAGGAAGATAAAGAAGCACTTCGACAAGAAATTGCGGTTGAATATGATCATCGTGCACGAAATGATCACGCTGCACGTGATTACTTCCAAGCGCACTCGGATGTGGCGCATACGTTCATGATGCTATGTGAATATACGGGCCTCGTAGAATATTTACGTGGAGAGGCGATATTAAAAATTGATCCCGATTTAAACAAAGAAGCCAAAGAAGTAATCTCATATTACGATGAGCGTTACCCATTTAATACACGTTATTTAATCTCCTCTGAACGTATGGCTCAAAGTAATGGGCTTGATGTAGATAGCTATAAATTCAATAAATTTGGCAAGATCATGCCTGCAAATAATCAATTAAAGATTAAGAATAAAATTGAATCGGTTATTAATCGGATTCCGAATGCATTAGAACTATCAAACGAAGAGCTGTTGTCGCATTTTATACCAGTTTTTGGTCCAAGAGAAGGAAAAAAAATCGTTAATGATTTAATTATTGAAAAACCGGAGCTAACTACTATTCCGTCTGAATTTGTTGAAATTTACTTAGGCGAGCTTACACCAAGTAATTTTGAAAAAGAGACGTTGAAAATTTTAAAAGCCATCGGCTTCAACGTGAAATATCAACCTCAAATTAATGGTACAGCGACTGAAATTGAAATTTTTGTCCAGTATGGCGAACATTGTGGTATTATCGACACGAAATATTATCAATCTGGCTTCCCATTATCTCAAAACTTAGCGAATTATATGGGTAGTGAATATATCCCTAATTACCTAAATTACGGTAATAGTCCACTGACTTTCTATGGATATATTACATCAGCTAAATACACGGGCGAGAAAAAGTTACAGTCAATAACAACGCTCGCTAAAAAGTTAACAGGGCACCATATTGAAGGATTTCTTATGCAACGCGAAGTATTAATAGGATTCCTTGATTTCTGTTTAGAAAATAACTTAACTATCGAACAGCGTGTACATCTATTTATAAAAGCCATTCAAAACAAGGGTATTTTACACTTTGATACACAAGACTTATTCATTTGA
- a CDS encoding YfjI family protein, translating to MNSEDIKTVFSETVLSDWETPIELDNKVLPVFDTSIFPGWLRDFIEAVAIETQTPIDAAAMNSLAILSTAIGGKFNIRANKSSWIESLNTYSVIALESSERKTAVYKLFLKPILSYEIEENSRLSKIILEEKAERNTKVKRIDYLQQQYSKQEDEEKSKTILIKIKNMSREIDDSAKVIPKELRLFTNDVTPETIAQLMFDNNECLSILSDEGAEVFQMMAGRYSNKINIDIYLKSYSGGNVTIDRTGGKSISLKNPILTIGLYVQPTVIQEIPNNFSSRGLTQRFLYSIPKSLVGERDTNPPQIPISTNENYKSRIRKLLDIKVNSPLTLEFDEEAQKYVFQMLKEIERMLGNQDINQDFKSWLGKLCGQIIRISGLIHIASNVSSINNNFSKKISIETLQKADSLRNYFIQHAEIAYGIINDNENLNDVKYILSKLTTSEKFKEQDRINYQDLWQLVKKRFSTANELKRVLYILEEMNYIKIEKNCRKSIILLNPKL from the coding sequence TTGAATAGCGAAGATATAAAGACAGTTTTTTCTGAAACCGTCCTATCAGATTGGGAAACTCCTATTGAATTGGATAATAAAGTTTTACCGGTTTTTGATACTAGTATATTTCCAGGATGGTTAAGAGATTTTATTGAAGCAGTTGCAATTGAAACACAAACTCCAATTGATGCTGCTGCGATGAATAGTTTAGCAATACTATCTACTGCTATTGGTGGGAAGTTTAATATCAGGGCAAATAAAAGTTCTTGGATAGAATCATTAAATACTTATTCAGTTATTGCATTAGAATCATCAGAAAGAAAAACTGCAGTTTATAAGTTGTTTCTAAAACCGATTTTAAGCTATGAAATTGAAGAAAATAGCAGATTATCGAAAATTATTTTAGAAGAGAAAGCGGAAAGAAATACTAAAGTAAAAAGAATAGATTATTTACAACAACAATATAGCAAACAAGAGGATGAAGAAAAATCTAAGACTATATTGATAAAGATTAAAAATATGTCCAGAGAAATTGATGATAGCGCAAAAGTAATACCTAAAGAGCTACGACTATTCACAAATGATGTAACACCTGAAACAATTGCACAATTAATGTTTGATAATAATGAATGCTTATCAATTTTATCAGATGAAGGGGCAGAGGTTTTTCAAATGATGGCTGGTAGGTACTCAAATAAAATAAATATTGATATTTATCTTAAATCATATAGTGGTGGTAATGTAACCATAGATCGTACAGGTGGAAAAAGTATCTCGCTAAAGAATCCAATATTGACCATTGGGCTTTATGTTCAACCAACTGTTATTCAAGAGATACCTAATAATTTTTCTTCTCGTGGTCTAACTCAAAGATTTTTATATTCGATTCCTAAATCATTAGTAGGTGAAAGAGATACTAATCCACCACAAATCCCTATTTCAACAAACGAAAATTACAAATCAAGAATTCGAAAGTTGTTAGATATAAAGGTTAATTCTCCTTTAACTCTAGAATTTGATGAAGAAGCACAAAAATATGTGTTTCAGATGTTAAAGGAAATTGAAAGGATGTTAGGTAATCAGGATATTAACCAGGACTTTAAATCTTGGCTGGGGAAATTATGTGGACAAATAATCAGAATTTCTGGATTAATACATATTGCCAGTAATGTCTCATCAATTAATAATAATTTTTCAAAAAAGATTTCTATAGAAACACTTCAAAAAGCAGATAGTTTGAGAAACTACTTCATTCAACATGCAGAAATTGCGTATGGGATTATAAATGATAATGAAAATTTAAATGATGTGAAATATATTTTGTCAAAATTAACTACTTCGGAGAAATTTAAGGAACAAGATAGAATAAATTATCAAGATTTATGGCAGCTAGTAAAAAAAAGATTTTCAACGGCTAATGAACTAAAAAGGGTGCTTTATATCTTGGAGGAAATGAACTATATAAAAATTGAAAAGAATTGTAGAAAGTCAATTATCCTTCTAAATCCCAAATTATAA
- a CDS encoding HNH endonuclease produces the protein MTAKLELIDNDYNEELFTEVLKDVKQRKGQAKFRKLLLTKHITCALCSVEAYHTRASHIKPWASSSDYERLYINNGLLLCPNHDYLFDKGLISFGESENILISRSLSSSQRMSFNVNEKLCIQISEKMEKYIVITINLSLNHKQQA, from the coding sequence ATGACTGCGAAGTTAGAACTCATTGACAATGACTATAATGAAGAGTTGTTCACGGAAGTGCTAAAAGATGTGAAACAACGTAAGGGGCAAGCGAAATTCCGGAAATTACTTCTAACGAAACATATAACCTGCGCACTATGCAGTGTAGAAGCCTATCATACGCGCGCAAGCCATATCAAACCTTGGGCATCTAGTAGCGATTACGAACGTTTGTACATAAATAATGGTCTTTTATTATGTCCAAACCATGACTACCTATTTGATAAAGGCTTAATATCTTTTGGAGAATCCGAAAACATCTTGATTTCCAGATCCCTTTCCTCGTCCCAACGAATGAGCTTTAATGTAAATGAGAAATTATGCATTCAGATAAGTGAGAAAATGGAAAAGTACATTGTAATCACCATCAATTTGTCTTTAAATCATAAGCAACAGGCATAG
- a CDS encoding AAA family ATPase, translating to MFTFKVDYYSQKNYRKYIESRREEDIEILTVPLLELNQGGIDDFLSETEVDIDLTSAIKISKINDSINYVLEKIIYLLINHNVNFLIEETYLDELLNSFPYFVEGEKVDLDISEEVVTGNEVLKVGKNLIVNDERSFDELIYYLNQHLIGHEAFKKRFIEEVKVYKYFNKVIRDQPILSIFLLGPSGTGKTEIGRTLHKYLDETNSVAKINLANYKSESSLSSLIGSPPGYIGSKEESDLVRKINNSNAGLLIIDEFEKADGAIHNFFLQLLEEGKFDDALGNIRNLNGYVVIFTSNFKRNEFLEKVPSELRSRFNLIIECSYLNFEQRIEYLEKIFEEYCIQAGIPLNKQELNGLISMIEFKEEYNLRKLKQMTRQAFFDTYKDRLK from the coding sequence TTGTTTACATTTAAAGTTGATTATTACTCTCAAAAAAATTATAGAAAATATATAGAGAGTAGGAGAGAAGAAGATATAGAGATTTTGACAGTACCATTACTTGAATTGAATCAAGGTGGAATTGATGATTTTTTGAGCGAAACAGAAGTTGATATTGATTTAACAAGTGCTATCAAAATCTCGAAGATTAATGATTCAATAAATTATGTGCTGGAAAAAATTATTTATTTACTTATAAATCATAATGTGAATTTTCTTATTGAAGAAACATATTTAGATGAACTATTAAATTCTTTCCCATATTTTGTGGAGGGTGAAAAAGTAGATCTTGATATTTCTGAAGAGGTAGTCACAGGAAATGAAGTATTAAAAGTTGGTAAAAACTTGATAGTTAATGATGAGAGAAGTTTTGATGAATTAATTTATTATTTGAATCAACATTTGATAGGCCATGAAGCTTTTAAAAAGCGTTTTATAGAAGAAGTAAAAGTTTACAAGTACTTTAACAAAGTTATTAGAGATCAACCTATACTGTCAATTTTTTTATTAGGACCTTCTGGTACTGGAAAAACTGAAATAGGTAGAACTTTACATAAGTACTTAGATGAAACTAACAGTGTCGCTAAAATTAATCTTGCAAACTATAAAAGTGAAAGTTCTTTATCTAGTTTAATTGGTAGCCCTCCAGGTTACATTGGTAGCAAAGAGGAAAGCGATTTAGTAAGAAAAATTAATAATAGTAATGCTGGTCTACTAATTATAGATGAATTTGAAAAAGCGGATGGAGCTATTCATAATTTTTTTCTACAGCTTTTAGAAGAAGGTAAGTTTGATGATGCTCTCGGTAATATCCGTAATCTTAATGGATATGTTGTTATCTTCACTTCAAATTTTAAAAGAAATGAGTTTTTAGAAAAAGTACCTTCAGAACTTAGATCGAGATTTAATTTGATAATTGAATGTTCATATTTGAATTTTGAACAAAGAATAGAATATCTAGAAAAAATATTCGAAGAATATTGTATACAAGCTGGTATACCTTTAAATAAACAAGAATTAAATGGACTAATTTCAATGATTGAGTTTAAAGAAGAGTACAATTTAAGAAAGCTTAAACAAATGACAAGGCAAGCTTTTTTTGATACATACAAAGACAGACTTAAATGA